CGCTACAACGTAATTGCTTCTATGAACTTTGTTTAGAGGCCAATCAAGGGCAGGCTGCTGTCATGAATGACTGCACTTATTTTAAGCTTACTGCCTTGTACGACCAAACAAAAATCCACGACAACTGTAGGAGGCGCTATCTTCACTAAAGCGAGCATTGAACGCCTTCTAATTACTTAACATTACAGCCTACCAAAACATCATCGGTAGGCGTTTTCTGTTGAGTGATGATTTTTAATAGCTTCACAAGAGAAATTAAAGATAGACTTCTATTCTACCAAAGGAATGTGTGATTGACAAAATTGCCATTTTACCTATATTTTAAGAAAGCACTTAGGTATTAATACAATACTAGTTCCGAATAACCGTACATAAGCTATCATAAGCCTGTGACTTTTGAAATCATGAAGTACTATTTCCTTTTGTATTGAATTCAAGGCTCATGATGAAATCTCCTTCATATCATTGTAGATTAAAGAGAAAAAGTGTAAAATACTTGTTACAAACTATTAGTACCAAGTGTTATTATTTGGATGAAAGGAGTCCACCTATGTTAAACGGACTTATTATTTTATGTGCCTATCTCATCGGCTCTATACCTTCCGGGTTATGGATTGGCAAAATATTTTACAAAACAGATATTCGCGAGCATGGTAGTGGCAATTTAGGGGCTACCAATACTTTCCGTATATTAGGAAAAAAAGCGGGTTTAGTGGTGACGGTGATGGATGTTTTAAAAGGAACAGCAGCCGTGTTACTAGTGACGCTACCAGTATTTGCTGATGTCACGATCCACTCACTTATTTTAGGGCTTGTTGCGGTCATTGGACATATGTTCCCAATCTTTGCAAATTTCCGTGGCGGTAAAGCGGTTGCTACTTCAGCTGGCGTCCTTCTAGGCTATTCTTGGCCTCTATTCATTTTACTATTCATCACTTTTATCGTAACATTAAAGCTCACGAAAATTGTCAGCCTCACATCCATGATTGCGGCACTCGTCGCATTAATTTATTCGATAATCTATTATTTTGTGACAGGCGACTTTGCATTAGGGATTTTAGTAGCCTTTTTATTTACCTTTATCATTTATCGACACCGAGCAAATATTTCGCGCATTAAAAATGGCACGGAGCCAAAAGTTAAATGGCTTTAAAAATGAAAGGAGTTCTCGCATGAATATCGCACTGACAGCGCAAGCTTTACAATGGTTTAAAAATGAAATGGAAGTCGAAAAAGGTGATTCAATTCGCTTTTATGCTAGATATGGCGGCTCAAGTCCATTTCATGAAGGTTTTTCCCTAGGGATGACACGTGAAGAACCGATTGAGATAGGCGTTCAAACTGTAGTAGACGATGTCACATACTATATTGACGAAAAAGATTTATGGTTTTTTAACGATTATACCTTACACGTTGATGTAGACGAACAACTTCACGAATTAAAGTATGACTATAAAAAATAACACAGTATTTCCTTTCGCTATTGAAAGGAAATGCTGTTTTTTTATTTCAAAACTAAACCATCTTAAGTTGACTTGTTTTGGTTTAGCTCTCCGCAAAATTGACCATCCTCATACTAGTCAATCTATACTCTGAGGAGGAATATAAATGCCCGTTTCAGAAAACAACAATACCTCCCAACAGCCATTAACGAATTTACTGCACACTTCGCTTTCAGAAAATATTTTTACAATCAAAGAAGCACTTGGTCATAGTAATGATGTGATTATTCGTGAAATTATTATCGACAAACTTGGTTGTTTATCTATCGCCATTATCAACATTGATGGTATTTCTGACAAAACTGTTATTACGGATTTTATACTTGAAAATCTACTGCTTGAAATTGACAACGAACCGGAAAATAAAATTGACAACATAAATGACTATATGAAAAAACATTGTTTAGCGGTAGGTGATGTAAAAGATCTTTTTGATTTTACCGCATTATTTACGTCCATTTTAAATGGTGAGACCGTCATTTTATTAGAAGGGCAATCCGTGGCAATTGGAACAGATACTAAAAACGCAAAAGATCGAGCCGTCACCGAGCCACAAACAGAATCTGTGATTAGAGGGCCCCGCGAATCTTTTACTGAAACATTGCGGACCAACACAGCACTCATTCGTCGCAAAATAAAAAGCCCTAATCTTTGGATAAAATCTCGGGTCATAGGAGAGGTAACCCAAACAGATGTAGCTGTTATGTATATCAATGGCATAGCCAATGACAAAATTGTACAAGAGGTGCTTGACCGATTAGATCGAATTAAAATTGATGGTGTATTAGAAACCGGCTATATTGAGGATTTTATTCAGGACTCGAAATATTCCATATTTCCAATGATTTATAATACAGAACGGCCAGATGTTATTGCCGGTGAATTATTAGAAGGTCGAATTGCGATATTAGTGGATGGAACACCTCTTGTATTAACCGTCCCTGTCGTATTTACATCCTTTTTACAGGCTGCAGAAGATTATTACCAAAATTGGATTATTAGTTCCCTAATCCGCCTTTTACGTTTTTTTGGTATTTCGCTTGCATTAATTATGCCTTCTTTATATGTGGCTATTACGACCTTTCATCAAGAAATGCTTCCGACGCCAATGCTTATTAGTATCGCTTCACAGCGAGAAGGCGTGCCCTTCCCCGCCGTCGTTGAAGCACTAATTATGGAAGTTGCCTTTGAAATATTGCGAGAGGCAGGTCTACGGATGCCAAGAACGATTGGTCCAGCCGTATCCATTGTCGGTACGTTAGTAATAGGACAAGCTGCCGTGGAAGCTGGCGTAGTATCCGCGGTGATGGTCATTATCGTGGCATTAACAGCCATTTGTAGTTTCCTGTTTCCTTCTTACGGCTTATCAAATACGATTCGTGTCCTACGCTTCCCTCTTATGATATTAGCTGCGATTTTTGGTTTATTTGGGGTGATGTTCGGCATTATGATGATTATCCTTCATTTATGTAGTTTAAGATCTTTTGGTGTTCCATATATGAGTCCATTCGGGCCATTAATTGTAAAAGACCAAAAAGATGCGATGGTCTTGTTCCCACGCAGAAAGTTATTGACAAGACCCCGACTGGTTAGTCAAAAAAATAATGTTCGAGAACAACAATATCACGAAAAAAAGAACTAAACATTAAAGTGCAAATGAGGAATCCATCATGTCAAACAGAAAGATGATTTTGTTATTCTTAATCCTCACTTTATTATTGAGTGGTTGCTGGAGTAAGCGAGAATTAAACGAATTAGCAATCGTCGTGGCACTAGGTATCGATAAGGTCGATGAGGATTTTGAAGTTTCCATTCAAGTAGTAGATCCGAGTCAAATTTCTTCAAAGCAACCATCCAGTGGACGCGCACCCGTTGTTACCTACCATGCTAAAGGAAAAAGTGTGTTTGAGGCCATTAGAAGAATGACAACGTTAACACCTCGGAAACCTTATTTTGCTCATTTGCAAATTGTCGTAATAGGTGAAGAATTAGCAGAGGCAGGCTTAAACGAACCACTAGATTTTATTGCAAGAGATCATGAATTTAGAAACGACTTTGATCTTGTAGTATCTCATAAAACAGCGGCAAAAGAAGTGCTGAATGTCTTAACACCTATTGAAAAAATGCCCGCCAATAAATTATTAAATTCGATCAAGGTGTCGGAAAAATCATGGGGCTCAACCTTATCTGTTCGCACAGATGAATTGCTCAACACCCTTAGTGGTAAAGAAAAAAGTGCCGTTTTATCAGCAGTTGAGATACAAGGAGATTTGCAATTAGGGATTGACCAAACCAATGTAGAAAGAATTAAAACACCTGTTATTTTAAAATATGCGGGTATCGCTATGTTTAAAGAGGATAAATTAGTCGGGTTATTATCAGAAGATGACAGTATTTATTTTAATTACTTGAATAACAAAATTAAAAGTACAGTAGAAGTTCTCGCGTGCCCTAAAGGTGGAGAGTTATCCACTGAAATTACGAGTTCGTCCTCCAAAATTAAAGGGACTTTCAAAAATGGTACGCCGCACATCACGATAAAAATTGATGTTACGCAAAATATTGGTGAAGTGAATTGTGCCATTAATTTAACCCAAAACCACACCATTCAACAGATCGACAAAAAGACAGCAGAAAAGATAAAAGCACATACAGAAAAAACTTTAGCTATTATTCAGAAAAATTATAAGCTCGATTTATTAGGTTTTAGCGAGGCACTCCATCGCAGCGATCCGAAAAAGTGGGAAAAGATTCATAAAGAATGGTCAACACTTTATCCAACTGTACCTGTTACG
This genomic interval from Lysinibacillus sphaericus contains the following:
- the plsY gene encoding glycerol-3-phosphate 1-O-acyltransferase PlsY — translated: MLNGLIILCAYLIGSIPSGLWIGKIFYKTDIREHGSGNLGATNTFRILGKKAGLVVTVMDVLKGTAAVLLVTLPVFADVTIHSLILGLVAVIGHMFPIFANFRGGKAVATSAGVLLGYSWPLFILLFITFIVTLKLTKIVSLTSMIAALVALIYSIIYYFVTGDFALGILVAFLFTFIIYRHRANISRIKNGTEPKVKWL
- a CDS encoding HesB/YadR/YfhF family protein yields the protein MNIALTAQALQWFKNEMEVEKGDSIRFYARYGGSSPFHEGFSLGMTREEPIEIGVQTVVDDVTYYIDEKDLWFFNDYTLHVDVDEQLHELKYDYKK
- a CDS encoding spore germination protein, with the translated sequence MPVSENNNTSQQPLTNLLHTSLSENIFTIKEALGHSNDVIIREIIIDKLGCLSIAIINIDGISDKTVITDFILENLLLEIDNEPENKIDNINDYMKKHCLAVGDVKDLFDFTALFTSILNGETVILLEGQSVAIGTDTKNAKDRAVTEPQTESVIRGPRESFTETLRTNTALIRRKIKSPNLWIKSRVIGEVTQTDVAVMYINGIANDKIVQEVLDRLDRIKIDGVLETGYIEDFIQDSKYSIFPMIYNTERPDVIAGELLEGRIAILVDGTPLVLTVPVVFTSFLQAAEDYYQNWIISSLIRLLRFFGISLALIMPSLYVAITTFHQEMLPTPMLISIASQREGVPFPAVVEALIMEVAFEILREAGLRMPRTIGPAVSIVGTLVIGQAAVEAGVVSAVMVIIVALTAICSFLFPSYGLSNTIRVLRFPLMILAAIFGLFGVMFGIMMIILHLCSLRSFGVPYMSPFGPLIVKDQKDAMVLFPRRKLLTRPRLVSQKNNVREQQYHEKKN
- a CDS encoding Ger(x)C family spore germination protein, translating into MSNRKMILLFLILTLLLSGCWSKRELNELAIVVALGIDKVDEDFEVSIQVVDPSQISSKQPSSGRAPVVTYHAKGKSVFEAIRRMTTLTPRKPYFAHLQIVVIGEELAEAGLNEPLDFIARDHEFRNDFDLVVSHKTAAKEVLNVLTPIEKMPANKLLNSIKVSEKSWGSTLSVRTDELLNTLSGKEKSAVLSAVEIQGDLQLGIDQTNVERIKTPVILKYAGIAMFKEDKLVGLLSEDDSIYFNYLNNKIKSTVEVLACPKGGELSTEITSSSSKIKGTFKNGTPHITIKIDVTQNIGEVNCAINLTQNHTIQQIDKKTAEKIKAHTEKTLAIIQKNYKLDLLGFSEALHRSDPKKWEKIHKEWSTLYPTVPVTIHVQVTTQGLGTIQNSLLYNSKE